A genomic stretch from Myxococcales bacterium includes:
- a CDS encoding protein kinase yields the protein MSFEPGDVVEDKYRIVRTIGAGGMGAVYEGVNVRIGRRVAIKVMHGEASKVPDLRRRFAREARVAAKIGSANICDVLDLGDLPDGSSYLVMEYLVGESLDDRITARVRMPASEIALIALQLLDGLSAMHGAGIVHRDLKPANIFLTSPSLRTTGEGREVVKILDFGISKFQTQLDGDEAQTATGTLMGTPLYMSPEQSRGVGDLDGRSDLYCVGVILYRALAGDHCFEAANIPQLLFKTAIEPPIPLLPRVEPADHSFVPIVEKAMAKAPDDRYQTARELRDAIEAWLLAEHPMELLPPAAAHLDGLVLGGSGSYPNVVVPSATAAITPQPLSASGSGPVVAAAAAANTGSAWEKKVSGEVSALAASLAPAASAATIASPGSQPELTTAPPSVHTPAPSQPPAGARRGPRLAVAGVAAALALALVAVGVQRTTASGATAPPPSAGPSVPSAAPKPSEAPPQLASAASAASAASAASAARPPRPRARPRPRSPPLRPPRSPRPLRTRRRPSRAPPRPRRSRSLRLQRLRRPARSRVARSARSSDSLDDPRSRASRETSRSFRELARSYGSIRGSLDCLRPNGGRGSDVACSRAHRGYCWAQFSNRIWASVSQVFTPLSVLTALGQRTPIQMRPGATPAFGATS from the coding sequence GTGAGCTTCGAGCCGGGCGACGTAGTCGAGGACAAGTACCGCATCGTGCGCACCATCGGCGCGGGCGGCATGGGCGCCGTGTACGAAGGCGTGAACGTGCGCATCGGTCGCCGCGTGGCGATCAAGGTGATGCACGGCGAGGCCTCCAAGGTGCCCGACCTGCGCCGCCGCTTCGCGCGCGAGGCCCGGGTCGCCGCCAAGATCGGCTCGGCGAACATCTGCGACGTGCTCGACCTCGGCGATCTCCCCGACGGCAGCTCGTACCTGGTCATGGAGTACCTCGTCGGCGAGTCGCTCGACGACCGCATCACCGCGCGCGTGCGCATGCCCGCGTCCGAGATCGCGCTCATCGCCCTCCAGCTGCTCGACGGGCTCTCGGCGATGCACGGCGCCGGCATCGTCCACCGCGACCTCAAGCCCGCCAACATCTTCCTCACGTCGCCCAGCCTCCGCACGACGGGCGAGGGGCGCGAAGTAGTCAAGATTCTTGACTTCGGCATCTCCAAGTTCCAGACCCAGCTCGACGGCGACGAGGCGCAGACCGCGACGGGAACGCTCATGGGCACGCCGCTCTACATGTCCCCGGAGCAGTCGCGGGGCGTCGGCGATCTCGACGGCCGCTCCGACCTCTACTGCGTCGGCGTCATTCTTTACAGGGCGCTCGCCGGCGACCACTGCTTCGAGGCGGCGAACATCCCCCAGCTCCTCTTCAAGACCGCCATCGAGCCGCCGATCCCGCTGCTGCCGCGCGTGGAGCCTGCCGATCACAGCTTCGTGCCGATCGTCGAGAAGGCGATGGCCAAGGCGCCCGACGATCGCTACCAGACCGCCCGGGAGCTCCGCGACGCCATCGAGGCGTGGCTCCTCGCGGAGCACCCCATGGAGCTCCTGCCGCCGGCCGCCGCGCACCTCGACGGCCTCGTCCTCGGCGGATCGGGCTCGTACCCCAACGTGGTGGTGCCGTCGGCCACCGCCGCGATCACCCCGCAGCCGCTGAGCGCGTCCGGCTCCGGACCCGTCGTCGCCGCCGCCGCCGCCGCCAACACCGGCAGCGCCTGGGAGAAGAAGGTCAGCGGCGAGGTGAGCGCCCTCGCGGCCTCCCTCGCGCCAGCGGCCTCGGCCGCCACGATCGCGAGCCCGGGCTCGCAGCCGGAGCTCACCACGGCCCCGCCGAGCGTGCACACGCCGGCGCCTTCGCAGCCCCCGGCAGGCGCGAGGCGCGGTCCCCGGCTCGCGGTCGCGGGGGTCGCCGCGGCGCTCGCGCTCGCGCTCGTGGCCGTCGGCGTGCAGCGCACGACGGCGAGTGGGGCCACCGCGCCGCCGCCGAGCGCCGGCCCGTCGGTGCCCAGCGCCGCCCCGAAGCCCAGTGAGGCGCCGCCCCAGCTCGCGTCCGCCGCGTCCGCCGCGTCCGCCGCGTCCGCCGCGTCCGCCGCGCGTCCGCCGCGGCCACGGGCGCGCCCTCGGCCGAGGTCTCCGCCGCTCCGGCCACCCCGAAGCCCCCGGCCGCTGCGCACGCGGCGGCGACCAAGCCGGGCCCCGCCGCGGCCACGCCGGTCGCGGTCACTCCGCCTCCAGCGGCTCCGTCGGCCAGCGCGAAGCCGGGTCGCAAGATCCGCACGGAGCTCTGACTCCCTCGACGATCCCCGTTCGCGCGCCTCGAGGGAGACTTCTCGTTCGTTCCGTGAGCTGGCACGCAGCTACGGCTCTATCCGCGGATCCTTGGATTGCCTCCGACCGAACGGTGGCCGTGGATCCGACGTCGCGTGCTCGCGCGCGCATCGCGGCTACTGCTGGGCGCAGTTCTCGAATCGGATCTGGGCCTCGGTCTCGCAAGTCTTCACGCCGTTGTCCGTGCTGACGGCCCTCGGGCAGCGCACGCCCATCCAGATGCGCCCGGGGGCCACGCCGGCCTTCGGGGCCACGTCGTAG